The following proteins are encoded in a genomic region of Parabacteroides pacaensis:
- the lgt gene encoding prolipoprotein diacylglyceryl transferase produces the protein MILSVTWTADPTLFHLGPLQVRWYGLMFAIGFLIGYRIVEKMWKKEDLPSPWLDKLFIYTILGTVIGARLGHCLFYSPGYYLANPVEILKIWEGGLASHGGTLGIIIAIYFYSKRVTHKSMLWTFDRLVVPTGLVAAMIRFGNLMNHEIYGHATDLPWGFRFIENISAWKKGAEPIFSLPSHPTQLYEGICYLITFAVCMWLYWKKDAYKKEGLIFGVFMIGIFLSRFFIEFLKNNQEEFEANMVLNMGQLLSIPFVLAGVWFVVRALRKTNK, from the coding sequence ATGATACTATCTGTAACCTGGACAGCTGACCCTACCCTCTTCCACCTCGGACCGTTACAAGTTCGTTGGTATGGTTTGATGTTTGCCATTGGCTTTTTAATCGGCTATCGAATTGTCGAGAAAATGTGGAAGAAAGAAGATTTACCTTCCCCATGGTTAGATAAACTCTTTATTTATACTATATTGGGTACGGTGATCGGTGCCCGGTTAGGACATTGCCTTTTTTACTCACCAGGATACTACTTGGCGAATCCGGTAGAAATTCTTAAAATATGGGAAGGGGGCCTTGCCAGTCATGGAGGTACTTTAGGAATTATCATTGCTATCTATTTTTATTCCAAACGGGTAACGCATAAGAGCATGTTGTGGACTTTCGACCGGTTGGTGGTTCCTACCGGTTTGGTAGCCGCTATGATCCGCTTTGGCAATTTGATGAACCATGAAATATACGGACATGCTACCGACCTGCCTTGGGGATTCCGTTTTATTGAAAATATTTCAGCATGGAAAAAAGGAGCAGAACCTATTTTTTCTCTTCCGTCTCATCCTACCCAGTTGTATGAAGGAATATGTTATTTGATAACTTTTGCTGTCTGCATGTGGCTGTATTGGAAAAAAGATGCTTATAAGAAAGAAGGTTTGATCTTTGGGGTATTTATGATTGGTATTTTCCTATCCCGTTTCTTTATCGAGTTTTTAAAGAATAACCAAGAAGAGTTTGAGGCAAATATGGTGTTGAATATGGGACAACTACTCAGTATCCCGTTTGTATTGGCGGGTGTATGGTTCGTAGTGAGGGCCCTTAGAAAAACGAATAAATAA
- a CDS encoding hybrid sensor histidine kinase/response regulator transcription factor — protein sequence MEKMIVSLFFTILSILNIFGSEKLSVKFANVLKQDFVFKRFMARDGLPDERIRSIYQDQEGFLWVGTMNGLCKYDGYSIRKYYKTSDNKSISGNWIFAICEDSLQNLWIGTLEGLSCFDKKKETFTNYLHDPADVSSLSYNEIYTLLFDNYGKLWVGTPRGLSRFDTGTRQFRHFTEYPFNTAIGKIIKSYGDYIWVATYEGIARYNVITNKYKLYKIDAFPNPFGDKFWSMLEYNKDLYITTGGAGLIKLKYNPLIDDYEDFVYLNYFEDSEENLQNTQVFDICTSESGDFWLGTEKGLARIEHLGRPDAHLIVYKNNPENNRSISNNSVYKVFIDRTGVLWCGTEHGLNKSDLNLLPFSYYSLSGLQSKEQVRSIYSKDGETVWFGTESSGFFQYNIRTGKEQYYKFESDFPFFNATRSIIQDKENTIWLGTLGGALMINGTQYPNKICDHATFAFLNDSKGNHWIGTNDGLYKIGQDGARICYNHSQQMYHSTRSEFIRSLYEDNQGYIWCGFENNGLSRLNPVTGEFVQISEGDNKQKLFGSTVFSITEYPENVIWAGTEAALNKISCRIEEGKLSYTIKNYHEKDGLSDKSVSGILADQSGNLWISTIKGLMRFNVADETFEHFLTDFNFSVSCYCRAGNGNFLFGTEDGFVSFNPAYIRENNHIPRVVLTEFRLFNEPVAIDEKKHGDIILHQSIAETKEVTLNYKNNVFSIAFASLHFSNPERNRYAYMMQGFDAGWIQTDAGNRVASYTNLNPGSYVFMVKTANHSGKWSLEPVTLRINILPPPWKTWWAYTLYFILFCLLLYTFVYYFLKQERQRHEIELEKREKEQISLLNHQKLRFFTNIAHEFRTPLMLIVGPVEDLLSRKELPSREMSRIRMIYKNCMKLTSLINELMTFRKLEGEMLTLKAAESDIILFLRELTQNFTAISEKRKVIIRFETDLPECVLWFDPRVLEKVFNNLISNAFKFIGEEGQITIKATLSRPASLVFPPGVHPVDYICISVEDNGKGIPSEQLSKIFDRFYQVDSKTAGTGIGLSLAKSLIEMHNGLIQVESEPGKLTCFSVYLPLSDSYLTEEQRATGEARPAFTVHSDLPNLLDEEPVSLELEESGKKEDEDIIPEVLLVDDNEEVLEFLGALFHDKYRVKKALNGQEALAQIAISEPDLIISDVIMPVMDGIELCRQVKNNISTCHIPFILLTAKSSVEHVISGIEQGADDYITKPFNSELLKIRAFKLIESRKRLIEKFRSGADIDPQELSINPLDQEFVEKVLEVIMQHLDEETFGVEELSSLVYMSRTTLFRKLKAITGQTPIEFIYSTRLKQSRILLAERRLNISEVAYDVGFKNPSSFSKAFRKQFGISPTDFINSLKK from the coding sequence ATGGAGAAGATGATTGTTAGCCTGTTCTTTACAATACTTAGTATATTGAATATATTTGGCTCTGAGAAACTATCTGTTAAATTTGCTAATGTATTAAAACAAGATTTTGTTTTTAAGCGATTTATGGCACGGGATGGCTTGCCTGATGAACGGATTCGTTCTATTTATCAAGACCAGGAAGGTTTTTTATGGGTCGGAACAATGAATGGCCTTTGCAAATACGATGGTTATTCTATCCGTAAATACTATAAAACAAGTGATAATAAGAGTATTTCAGGTAATTGGATTTTTGCAATTTGTGAAGATTCTCTACAAAATTTGTGGATAGGAACTCTGGAAGGACTCAGTTGTTTTGATAAGAAAAAAGAAACTTTTACGAATTATTTGCATGATCCAGCGGATGTTTCTTCTCTATCTTATAATGAAATATATACGCTTTTGTTCGATAATTATGGTAAACTTTGGGTAGGAACTCCGCGGGGACTTTCCCGCTTTGATACCGGAACACGACAATTTCGGCATTTTACAGAATATCCTTTTAATACGGCTATCGGAAAAATCATTAAATCTTATGGAGATTATATCTGGGTGGCAACTTATGAAGGAATAGCCCGTTACAATGTGATCACCAATAAATATAAGTTGTATAAAATAGATGCTTTTCCTAATCCCTTTGGCGATAAGTTCTGGTCCATGCTGGAATATAATAAGGATCTTTATATAACCACAGGGGGGGCCGGACTTATTAAACTCAAGTATAATCCTCTTATCGATGATTATGAAGACTTTGTTTATCTGAATTATTTCGAAGATTCTGAAGAAAATCTACAGAATACTCAAGTGTTCGATATTTGTACATCGGAATCCGGTGATTTTTGGCTGGGAACGGAAAAAGGACTGGCTAGAATCGAGCATCTGGGACGTCCTGATGCTCATCTGATAGTTTATAAAAACAATCCTGAAAATAATCGGAGTATCAGTAACAATAGCGTTTATAAAGTATTTATAGATCGTACCGGAGTATTATGGTGTGGTACGGAACACGGCTTGAACAAATCGGATCTGAATCTGCTTCCTTTTTCCTATTATTCTCTTTCCGGACTTCAATCGAAAGAACAGGTCAGGAGTATCTATTCGAAAGATGGGGAAACTGTATGGTTCGGAACGGAGAGTAGTGGTTTCTTTCAGTACAATATCCGGACAGGTAAAGAACAGTATTATAAGTTTGAATCTGATTTCCCCTTTTTTAATGCTACCCGTTCCATTATCCAGGATAAAGAAAATACGATCTGGCTAGGAACTTTGGGGGGAGCTTTGATGATAAACGGTACACAATATCCCAATAAAATCTGTGATCATGCTACTTTTGCCTTTTTGAACGACTCAAAAGGAAATCACTGGATCGGAACGAACGATGGACTGTATAAAATCGGTCAGGATGGTGCCCGGATATGTTACAACCACTCTCAGCAAATGTATCATAGTACTCGTTCCGAGTTTATTCGTTCACTCTACGAAGACAACCAAGGTTATATTTGGTGTGGTTTCGAGAATAACGGATTGAGTCGTCTTAATCCGGTAACTGGCGAGTTTGTACAAATATCCGAAGGAGATAATAAGCAAAAGTTGTTCGGTTCGACAGTCTTTTCTATTACGGAATATCCGGAAAATGTCATCTGGGCGGGTACTGAAGCGGCTTTGAATAAAATTTCATGCCGGATAGAAGAAGGTAAACTTTCCTATACTATAAAAAATTATCATGAAAAAGACGGTTTGTCGGATAAATCAGTCAGTGGTATCTTGGCAGATCAGTCTGGGAATCTTTGGATCAGTACGATCAAAGGACTCATGCGCTTCAATGTCGCCGATGAAACTTTCGAACATTTTCTGACAGATTTCAACTTCAGTGTGAGTTGTTATTGCCGGGCGGGTAATGGAAATTTTTTGTTCGGTACCGAAGATGGATTTGTTTCTTTTAATCCGGCTTATATCCGGGAGAATAATCATATTCCGAGGGTAGTCTTGACTGAATTTCGTCTTTTTAACGAACCTGTTGCAATTGATGAGAAAAAACATGGGGATATTATACTTCATCAATCTATTGCCGAAACAAAAGAGGTAACGTTGAATTATAAAAATAATGTATTCAGTATAGCCTTTGCTTCCCTGCACTTCTCTAATCCGGAGAGAAACCGTTATGCCTATATGATGCAAGGTTTTGATGCAGGCTGGATTCAGACAGATGCCGGTAACCGCGTGGCCTCTTATACAAATTTGAATCCAGGCTCCTATGTATTTATGGTGAAAACAGCTAATCATTCCGGTAAGTGGAGCCTGGAACCAGTTACCCTGAGAATTAATATTTTGCCTCCGCCTTGGAAAACCTGGTGGGCTTATACCCTCTATTTTATCTTGTTCTGCTTACTTCTATATACTTTTGTTTATTATTTCCTGAAACAAGAAAGACAGCGACACGAGATTGAGTTGGAAAAGAGAGAAAAGGAACAAATCAGTTTGTTGAACCATCAAAAACTTCGTTTCTTTACTAATATAGCTCATGAATTTCGCACTCCGCTAATGCTGATTGTTGGGCCGGTGGAAGACCTTTTATCCCGGAAAGAACTGCCTTCACGCGAAATGTCACGTATACGGATGATTTATAAGAACTGTATGAAATTAACGTCCCTGATCAATGAGTTGATGACTTTTCGTAAGCTGGAAGGTGAGATGTTGACTTTGAAAGCAGCCGAAAGCGATATTATTCTTTTTCTTCGCGAACTGACACAAAATTTTACTGCCATTTCGGAAAAGAGGAAAGTTATAATTCGTTTTGAAACTGATTTGCCGGAATGTGTATTGTGGTTCGATCCTCGCGTCTTAGAGAAAGTGTTTAATAATTTAATTTCGAATGCATTTAAATTTATTGGTGAAGAAGGGCAAATAACAATAAAAGCCACATTATCCCGGCCGGCATCGTTGGTATTCCCTCCAGGGGTGCACCCAGTCGATTATATTTGCATTTCGGTGGAAGATAATGGGAAAGGTATTCCTTCAGAACAGTTAAGTAAAATATTTGATCGTTTTTATCAGGTAGATTCAAAGACCGCTGGTACAGGTATTGGCCTTTCTCTTGCCAAGAGCCTTATTGAAATGCATAATGGTCTGATACAGGTGGAAAGCGAACCGGGCAAACTGACCTGTTTCAGTGTATACCTTCCTCTATCGGATAGTTATCTGACGGAAGAACAGCGGGCTACAGGCGAGGCTCGTCCGGCATTTACCGTTCATTCCGATTTGCCTAACCTTCTGGATGAGGAACCTGTTAGTCTGGAGCTGGAAGAATCAGGGAAAAAAGAGGACGAAGATATAATACCGGAAGTTCTTTTAGTGGATGATAACGAAGAAGTTCTGGAATTTTTGGGAGCTTTGTTTCATGACAAATATCGCGTAAAAAAGGCATTGAACGGACAGGAGGCTTTGGCACAGATCGCTATTTCGGAACCGGATCTGATTATCAGTGACGTAATTATGCCTGTTATGGATGGCATTGAACTTTGTCGACAGGTAAAGAATAATATATCAACTTGCCATATACCTTTTATTTTGTTGACAGCCAAATCGAGTGTCGAACATGTGATATCCGGAATTGAACAAGGGGCAGACGATTATATTACCAAACCGTTCAATTCGGAATTATTAAAGATACGGGCGTTCAAGTTGATAGAAAGTAGGAAACGCCTGATTGAAAAATTTCGCTCCGGTGCTGATATTGATCCGCAGGAGCTTTCTATTAATCCGCTTGATCAAGAGTTTGTAGAAAAGGTATTAGAAGTCATTATGCAACATCTGGATGAAGAAACTTTCGGGGTGGAAGAACTGAGCAGTTTGGTTTATATGAGCCGTACGACTCTTTTCCGGAAATTGAAAGCCATTACCGGACAAACCCCGATTGAATTTATATATAGTACACGATTGAAACAGTCCCGTATATTACTTGCCGAACGCAGATTGAATATTTCCGAAGTCGCTTATGATGTCGGCTTTAAGAATCCTTCTTCATTTAGTAAAGCGTTTCGTAAACAGTTTGGGATATCTCCTACGGATTTTATAAATTCCCTGAAAAAATAG
- a CDS encoding FprA family A-type flavoprotein, giving the protein MYKLNKITDKIYYVGVNDRQKALFENLWPLPYGVSYNSYLIADERTALIDTVDVCYSDVFLKKVAEILNGRPLDFLIINHMEPDHAGSIRLLREQYPQVQIVGNSKTFGMLQGYHGIITGLYEVKEGDILSLGSHQLTFYTAPMVHWPEVMFTYDTTEKILFSADAFGTFGTLDGAIIDADMNVDRYWSEMERYYSNIVGKYGSPVQKALQKLSSTEIKIICSTHGPVWKEHIAKAVSVYDRFSRYEGEDGVVIAYGSMYGNTEQMAEAIASELGANGIKNIAMHNVSKTHSSYILRDIFKYKAVIIGSPTYSNNLFPEISSLLSKIEIREVKSRLFGCFGSFTWSGAAVRNLNAFCEKMKWEMVGAPVEEKQGLKEEKYEACLALGKAMADRMKII; this is encoded by the coding sequence ATGTACAAACTGAATAAAATAACAGATAAGATATATTATGTAGGCGTAAATGATAGGCAGAAGGCGTTGTTTGAAAATCTTTGGCCTCTACCTTATGGTGTATCTTATAATTCTTACCTTATTGCAGACGAAAGAACTGCATTGATAGACACTGTGGATGTTTGCTATTCTGATGTTTTTTTGAAAAAGGTAGCAGAAATATTAAACGGACGTCCATTAGATTTCTTGATTATAAATCATATGGAGCCCGATCATGCAGGTTCTATCCGTTTGCTTCGTGAACAATATCCCCAGGTACAAATTGTCGGGAATAGTAAAACTTTTGGTATGTTGCAAGGGTATCACGGAATTATTACGGGTTTATATGAAGTGAAAGAAGGAGATATCCTTAGCTTGGGTTCTCATCAACTTACTTTTTATACAGCCCCCATGGTCCATTGGCCGGAAGTAATGTTCACCTATGATACGACAGAAAAAATATTGTTTTCGGCAGATGCGTTTGGCACGTTTGGTACGTTGGACGGTGCAATTATAGATGCTGATATGAATGTAGACCGTTATTGGAGTGAAATGGAACGGTATTATTCTAATATTGTAGGCAAATATGGATCTCCTGTTCAAAAGGCTTTGCAAAAGTTGTCTTCTACAGAAATAAAAATTATATGTTCCACGCATGGTCCCGTATGGAAAGAACATATTGCCAAAGCGGTTTCTGTTTATGACCGTTTCAGCCGGTATGAAGGTGAAGACGGGGTAGTAATTGCCTATGGCAGCATGTATGGCAATACGGAGCAAATGGCCGAAGCTATCGCTTCCGAATTAGGAGCCAATGGTATTAAAAATATTGCTATGCATAATGTATCTAAGACTCATTCTTCCTATATCTTACGTGATATATTTAAATATAAAGCTGTTATTATAGGAAGCCCGACTTATAGCAATAATTTGTTTCCTGAAATAAGTTCTCTCCTTTCTAAAATAGAAATCCGGGAAGTGAAGAGTCGATTATTCGGATGCTTTGGCTCTTTTACATGGTCGGGTGCGGCTGTGCGTAACTTGAATGCATTCTGCGAAAAGATGAAATGGGAGATGGTCGGTGCTCCTGTGGAAGAAAAACAAGGATTAAAAGAAGAAAAATATGAGGCTTGTCTGGCTCTCGGCAAAGCAATGGCAGACCGGATGAAAATCATTTAA
- the nagB gene encoding glucosamine-6-phosphate deaminase — protein sequence MRLIIEPDYEQLSKWAANYVAAKIRKANPTAEKPFVLGLPTGSSPLGMYKNLIELNKQGVISFRHIITFNMDEYVGLPKDHPESYHSFMWNNFFSHIDITPENVNILNGNAEDLEAECAAYEAKMKSVGGVDLFLGGIGPDGHIAFNEPGSSLASRTRVKTLTTDTIIANSRFFDNDVNKVPKTAVTVGVGTVLDAKEVLIMVNGHNKARALQQAVEGAVNQMWTITALQLHPKGIIVCDEAACEEIKVGTYHYFKDIEKDNLCPCSLL from the coding sequence ATGAGATTAATTATCGAACCTGATTACGAGCAGCTATCGAAATGGGCTGCCAATTATGTAGCTGCCAAAATTAGAAAAGCGAATCCGACAGCCGAGAAACCATTTGTCCTTGGGCTACCTACAGGATCTTCTCCTCTGGGTATGTATAAGAATCTGATTGAATTAAATAAACAAGGCGTAATCTCCTTCCGGCATATAATTACTTTTAATATGGATGAATACGTTGGGCTGCCTAAGGATCATCCGGAAAGTTACCATTCTTTTATGTGGAATAATTTCTTTAGCCATATCGACATTACCCCGGAAAATGTAAACATACTGAATGGAAACGCAGAGGATCTGGAAGCTGAATGTGCAGCTTACGAAGCTAAAATGAAAAGTGTAGGAGGGGTAGATTTATTTCTAGGCGGTATCGGCCCGGACGGACATATTGCTTTTAATGAACCCGGCTCGTCTTTGGCTTCACGTACACGTGTAAAAACATTAACAACGGATACGATTATTGCCAATTCCCGTTTCTTTGATAATGATGTGAATAAAGTTCCTAAGACTGCCGTAACTGTCGGAGTAGGAACGGTACTGGATGCTAAGGAAGTATTGATTATGGTAAACGGACACAATAAAGCTCGCGCTTTGCAACAAGCGGTAGAAGGAGCTGTTAACCAGATGTGGACTATTACGGCATTACAACTTCATCCGAAAGGAATTATTGTTTGTGATGAAGCAGCTTGTGAGGAAATTAAAGTTGGAACCTATCATTATTTTAAGGATATCGAGAAGGATAATTTGTGTCCTTGCTCTTTGCTATAA
- a CDS encoding diaminopimelate dehydrogenase yields MKTIRAAIVGYGNIGKYVLEALQAAPDFEVAGIVRRNPNDIPAELKEYEVVDCICKLKDVDVAILATPTRSVESYAKEILAMGIHTVDSFDIHGGIVNLRRELDKVAKEHNTVAVISAGWDPGSDSVVRALLEAIVPKGITYTNFGPGMSMGHTVAVKAIEGVKAALSMTIPLGTGVHRRMVYIEVEDGYDFKTVAENIKKDDYFAHDETHVMQVECVANLLDMGHGVNLTRKGVSGKTQNQLIDFNMRINNPALTAQILVAVARASFKQQPGAYTMIELPVIDMLYGEREDLIRRLV; encoded by the coding sequence ATGAAGACAATTAGAGCTGCCATTGTTGGATATGGGAACATTGGAAAGTATGTATTAGAAGCCCTTCAAGCTGCTCCTGATTTCGAAGTAGCAGGTATTGTACGCCGTAACCCGAATGATATTCCCGCAGAACTTAAAGAATATGAGGTTGTTGATTGCATTTGCAAATTAAAAGATGTAGACGTGGCTATCCTGGCAACTCCTACCCGTAGCGTTGAATCGTATGCAAAAGAAATATTGGCTATGGGTATTCATACGGTAGATAGTTTCGATATTCATGGCGGAATTGTAAATCTGCGCCGGGAATTAGATAAAGTGGCGAAAGAGCATAATACGGTTGCTGTGATTTCCGCCGGCTGGGACCCGGGAAGCGATTCTGTTGTCCGGGCTCTTTTAGAAGCTATAGTTCCCAAAGGAATAACTTATACTAATTTTGGCCCGGGTATGAGTATGGGGCATACGGTTGCAGTAAAAGCTATTGAAGGAGTAAAAGCTGCTTTATCGATGACTATCCCTCTGGGAACAGGAGTTCACCGCCGCATGGTTTACATTGAGGTTGAAGACGGGTATGATTTCAAGACCGTAGCAGAAAATATCAAGAAAGACGACTATTTTGCTCATGATGAAACACATGTGATGCAAGTGGAATGTGTTGCGAACCTTTTAGATATGGGACACGGTGTAAATTTGACTCGGAAAGGAGTATCCGGTAAAACCCAAAATCAATTAATCGATTTTAATATGCGTATCAATAATCCGGCATTAACCGCTCAAATATTGGTTGCTGTAGCCCGCGCTTCTTTTAAGCAACAACCGGGTGCTTACACCATGATCGAATTACCGGTAATCGATATGCTTTACGGAGAAAGAGAAGATTTAATTAGAAGACTTGTTTAA
- a CDS encoding porin family protein encodes MKKLIILLFIGITASLHAQNWSFAPKIGLNLANMTNADGSMKPGLNLGVTAEYRFNDVFAIEPGLFYSMQGFKASVEGQNIKFKSDYLNIPILAKAYVKDGFNIFAGPQLGFKVSEKFKGSEHGVSATIDTDMLKTVDFSLVFGVGYQFNMGLLIAANYNVGLNNIAKKEGKMLDQPIAQEGSSHNGVLQLTLGWRF; translated from the coding sequence ATGAAAAAATTAATCATTTTACTATTTATCGGCATTACAGCATCGTTACATGCACAAAATTGGTCTTTTGCTCCTAAAATCGGATTAAACCTGGCCAATATGACAAATGCAGATGGAAGTATGAAACCTGGATTGAACTTGGGTGTTACCGCCGAATATCGTTTTAACGATGTATTCGCTATAGAACCAGGGCTTTTTTATTCGATGCAAGGCTTTAAAGCTTCAGTGGAGGGCCAAAACATAAAATTCAAAAGTGACTATCTAAACATTCCAATTCTTGCCAAGGCTTATGTAAAAGATGGCTTTAATATATTTGCCGGCCCTCAATTAGGGTTTAAAGTTTCCGAAAAATTTAAAGGCTCTGAGCATGGAGTATCGGCGACTATAGATACAGACATGCTTAAAACAGTAGATTTTTCTCTTGTATTTGGAGTAGGATATCAGTTCAATATGGGCCTTCTCATTGCTGCAAACTATAATGTTGGATTAAATAATATTGCAAAGAAAGAGGGAAAAATGTTGGACCAACCTATAGCACAAGAAGGTTCTTCTCATAATGGAGTTCTTCAATTAACGCTTGGTTGGAGGTTTTGA
- a CDS encoding Gfo/Idh/MocA family protein, with protein sequence MMNNSSKLSRRNFLGLSSLAGISMVLSNNPVMANIPDIEERTSKKFKLGIIGCGNRSKTIINALNRVPEIEITALCDIVPHKMEQRAQLIKSNVKPQYINNLEKLLQLELDAIAVITPNYTHKEIVIACLEAGKNVFCEKPMALTVADCNEMIGAVERTGKALQIGTQRRHSSVYKNLVNVIRTKPVGKILQSNIFDYRGDWRVPEADEYPAGTPYWRLNQSQSGGVVYEMGNHIIDVNNWVFDSEPISICSLQGVNNFSLRKRDSSDHAGVLVQYANDSLMNYGGNVYNYGSMALDTFFGVKGTVQIGNGNITVKYGSPNGFPRPANIPKPETIPMSGNNPESDGVVDQLKYFAKVLEGKEKAYPDGYIARQTVQIMEGSVRSALERRVIDVKELG encoded by the coding sequence ATGATGAACAACTCAAGCAAATTGTCTCGACGCAACTTTTTAGGATTAAGTAGCCTTGCAGGAATCAGTATGGTACTCTCCAATAATCCGGTTATGGCTAACATACCGGATATAGAAGAAAGAACAAGCAAAAAATTTAAATTAGGAATTATCGGCTGTGGGAATCGTAGTAAAACGATTATCAACGCATTAAATCGAGTACCTGAAATTGAAATTACCGCATTGTGCGATATTGTCCCTCACAAAATGGAACAACGGGCACAACTCATAAAAAGTAATGTAAAGCCCCAATACATCAACAATCTGGAAAAATTATTGCAGCTAGAACTGGATGCTATTGCTGTAATTACCCCGAACTACACTCACAAAGAAATAGTAATTGCTTGTTTGGAAGCCGGTAAAAACGTATTCTGCGAGAAACCGATGGCATTAACAGTAGCCGACTGTAATGAAATGATCGGAGCCGTAGAGCGAACCGGGAAAGCTTTACAAATAGGCACTCAACGGCGCCATTCAAGCGTGTATAAAAATTTAGTAAATGTAATCCGTACAAAACCTGTAGGAAAAATACTTCAATCCAATATTTTCGATTATCGAGGCGACTGGCGTGTACCGGAAGCCGACGAATATCCGGCAGGCACTCCTTATTGGCGTTTAAATCAATCCCAAAGCGGAGGAGTAGTCTATGAAATGGGAAACCACATTATCGATGTAAATAACTGGGTATTCGACAGCGAACCTATCTCGATTTGCAGTTTGCAAGGTGTTAACAATTTTTCTTTACGCAAACGTGACTCCAGTGATCATGCCGGCGTACTCGTCCAATATGCCAATGACTCTTTAATGAACTACGGAGGAAATGTTTATAATTACGGTTCCATGGCATTGGATACTTTCTTTGGTGTAAAAGGAACCGTCCAAATAGGTAACGGTAATATAACTGTAAAATATGGAAGTCCGAACGGTTTTCCCCGACCTGCCAACATCCCTAAACCGGAGACTATACCAATGTCGGGAAATAACCCGGAAAGTGACGGTGTAGTAGATCAACTGAAATATTTTGCAAAAGTATTGGAAGGAAAAGAAAAAGCTTACCCGGATGGATATATCGCTCGCCAAACAGTCCAAATAATGGAAGGATCCGTCCGTTCCGCTTTGGAAAGAAGAGTAATCGACGTAAAAGAACTTGGATAA